A part of Aegilops tauschii subsp. strangulata cultivar AL8/78 chromosome 2, Aet v6.0, whole genome shotgun sequence genomic DNA contains:
- the LOC109739462 gene encoding uncharacterized protein, producing MAVADAVLPSPPQIVVAVLALVCFVLDPLPALGRALPVVAGVLCYLCFTVAWILSVAEAAKVVARRAWGEGSASFLFLKTLTDWAFLVLACSSLVSLALAALLLCVLCVAYAVAVLSGSGSEFKKGALGAIKWELAPDSYRLPRVVVLGLIADVSFFLLFGVGLLLATLSHVEGSISHGEMVGSVLKDVGIIGFNAISCFFVIPAQALGAWRQDRADSKAPSQFC from the exons ATGGCCGTCGCCGACGCGGTGCTGCCCTCGCCGCCGCAGATCGTCGTCGCGGTGCTGGCGCTCGTGTGCTTCGTCCTCGACCCGCTGCCGGCGCTCGGGCGCGCCCTCCCCGTCGTGGCGGGGGTCCTCTGCTACCTTTGCTTCACCGTTGCGTGGATTCTCTCCGTGGCCGAGGCTGCCAAGGTGGTGGCGCGCCGCGCCTGGGGCGAGGGCTCCgcctccttcctcttcctcaAGACGCTCACGGACTGGGCTTTCCTGGTCTTGGCCTGCAGCTCCCTTGTCTCGCTCGCGCTTGCCGCGCTGCTCTTGTGCGTCCTCTGCGTGGCGTACGCGGTTGCAGTTCTATCTGGATCCGGTTCAGAATTCAAGAAG GGTGCCTTGGGAGCAATCAAGTGGGAGTTGGCTCCAGACTCGTACAGGCTACCCCGCGTTGTGGTGCTTGGATTGATCGCAGATGTGTCATTCTTCCTCCTATTTGGCGTCGGTCTTCTGTTAGCGACGTTGTCGCATGTGGAGGGATCGATATCTCATGGAGAAATGGTCGGTTCTGTACTCAAGGATGTGGGGATAATTGGTTTCAACGCAATATCCTGCTTTTTTGTCATTCCAGCTCAAGCACTTGGTGCCTGGAGGCAGGACCGGGCGGACAGCAAAGCACCATCGCAATTTTGTTGA